In one window of Bifidobacterium sp. WK041_4_12 DNA:
- a CDS encoding FKBP-type peptidyl-prolyl cis-trans isomerase yields MHQHIKITPLIKLFATVCSLTLAVSLAACGNGSSSASSSSSSPTTSSSATGRDSTAKLTGVTAKGALGKKPTISFKTPLKASDGASAILQEGDGATIKDGDRVCYQGIALSAETGKEVQSTWEANTPQCDVVVNSKSLGAARYKLFEGQKLNTTIAIASTDTSQTTSSSGSYVMALTFVSLSKALTRAEGDKVTDIPSNLPKVTLASNGKPSIDLNGYTPGKTLVVQTLIKGKGATVKDTNTVSANYTGWLASDAKQFDSSWDRGSASDFSLSQVISGWKKGLAGQTVGSQVLLIVPPDEGYGSTAQNSIPANSTLIFVVDILAAY; encoded by the coding sequence ATGCATCAACATATTAAGATTACTCCTCTGATCAAACTCTTTGCAACGGTTTGCTCGCTCACTCTCGCCGTATCGCTGGCTGCCTGCGGCAACGGCTCCAGCTCCGCTTCAAGCTCCAGTTCATCTCCAACGACATCAAGCTCGGCAACTGGTCGCGATTCCACGGCAAAGCTTACTGGCGTGACCGCGAAGGGCGCACTGGGCAAGAAGCCTACTATTTCGTTCAAGACGCCACTCAAGGCAAGCGATGGCGCTTCTGCAATTCTTCAGGAGGGCGACGGTGCCACGATAAAGGACGGCGATCGCGTCTGCTATCAAGGCATCGCACTCAGCGCTGAAACCGGCAAGGAAGTTCAGTCCACATGGGAAGCGAATACACCGCAATGCGATGTGGTCGTGAACTCCAAGTCGCTGGGAGCTGCCAGATACAAGCTGTTCGAAGGCCAAAAGCTCAACACGACGATCGCGATTGCATCGACCGACACGTCGCAAACGACTTCATCGTCGGGTTCATATGTCATGGCACTCACCTTCGTGTCGCTTTCCAAGGCGTTGACACGTGCAGAGGGTGACAAGGTTACGGACATCCCCTCGAATCTTCCCAAGGTCACACTCGCTTCCAATGGCAAGCCTTCCATTGATTTGAACGGCTACACACCAGGCAAGACACTTGTGGTGCAGACTTTGATCAAGGGCAAGGGTGCAACCGTCAAGGATACCAATACAGTCAGCGCAAACTACACCGGTTGGCTGGCGAGCGATGCCAAGCAGTTCGACTCTTCATGGGATCGCGGGTCGGCAAGCGACTTCAGCCTCAGCCAGGTCATCTCAGGCTGGAAGAAGGGTCTTGCCGGGCAGACAGTCGGCTCACAGGTGCTGCTGATTGTTCCACCGGACGAAGGCTATGGCTCAACGGCTCAAAACAGCATCCCTGCAAATTCAACGCTTATCTTCGTGGTGGATATTCTCGCTGCATACTGA
- a CDS encoding glutaredoxin domain-containing protein, which translates to MSITVYAKPHCPQCNATKRQLDKMGADYSVIDLTQSPEDLARFVSQGFQQAPIVVAGEDTWSGYRPDLLSKVSQLVNA; encoded by the coding sequence ATGTCAATCACAGTCTATGCAAAGCCTCATTGCCCACAATGCAACGCCACCAAGCGTCAGCTGGACAAAATGGGAGCGGATTATTCCGTGATTGACCTTACCCAGAGCCCAGAGGACCTTGCTCGCTTCGTATCTCAAGGTTTCCAGCAGGCACCGATCGTCGTCGCGGGCGAGGACACCTGGAGCGGATACCGTCCAGACCTGCTCAGCAAGGTTTCGCAGCTCGTCAACGCATGA
- the nucS gene encoding endonuclease NucS, with translation MRIIVADCSARYAGRLNASLDRAKRVLLIKADSSCLIFSELGSYKPLNWMTAPCTLHESVPQDCDITQKVDADIAGKAGIAGKTGKANKADIASVAEDDEALSDACIPEKVIRVCADKSDDVLTIDLWHIYSDQTHELGIDPGLVKDGVEDHLQHYLAEQIDRIGKGARLVRREYPTAIGPVDIMAIDAEGNHVAIEIKRHGGIDGVEQLTRYCTLLNRDPLLAPVRGIFAAQTITPQAKVLAEDRGFHCLILDYESMKHTESDTLTLF, from the coding sequence ATGCGCATTATCGTTGCTGACTGTTCCGCTCGCTATGCCGGACGCTTGAATGCTTCACTCGATCGGGCCAAGCGAGTCCTGCTCATCAAGGCAGATTCCAGCTGTCTGATATTCTCCGAGCTTGGTTCCTACAAGCCCTTGAATTGGATGACAGCTCCATGCACGCTGCATGAGTCGGTGCCCCAAGACTGCGATATCACTCAGAAAGTCGATGCTGACATAGCTGGCAAGGCGGGCATAGCTGGCAAAACAGGTAAGGCGAACAAGGCAGACATAGCGAGCGTTGCTGAAGACGACGAAGCATTGAGCGACGCTTGCATTCCAGAAAAAGTTATCAGGGTCTGCGCCGACAAGTCTGACGATGTGCTCACCATCGATCTATGGCATATCTATAGCGACCAGACGCATGAGCTAGGCATCGATCCCGGCCTGGTCAAAGACGGTGTGGAGGATCATCTCCAGCATTATCTTGCGGAGCAGATTGACCGGATTGGCAAGGGCGCTCGCTTGGTGAGGCGGGAGTACCCTACGGCTATTGGTCCGGTTGACATCATGGCAATCGATGCCGAGGGCAACCATGTGGCCATAGAAATCAAAAGGCATGGTGGAATCGATGGAGTCGAGCAGCTGACGAGATACTGCACCTTGCTGAACCGAGATCCATTGCTGGCTCCGGTGCGCGGAATCTTCGCGGCACAAACCATTACGCCACAAGCTAAGGTTCTGGCAGAAGATCGCGGCTTTCATTGCCTTATCCTCGACTACGAATCGATGAAGCACACAGAAAGCGATACGCTCACCCTGTTCTGA